The sequence caaattaatgtaaataatgTGGAAAGTAAGAATTAAAGCTTAAATTGGCTTTACAGCTCTATAATATTGATACATCAGCTTTTTGGCCAGAaaatttctctattaatatatagggaattTTTTGCGCGATTTTGCAATAAGTCAATGTTGAGAAAAATAACTAACGGAAAAACGATCTGTATCCCcttataaattttcatatagCACGACAACTACACAGATTCTGAATCCCGATTTCAGTCCACACAAATGAAAAGTTACAGTCCAGTTTCCCCATAATTTTAAAGTTCAAAACCTCCATCCCCATTAATGTTGGTTAACTCGGTTTATGGCATAAACCCGGTGCCAACCAAAAATTCCACTGGAATAAACCGAACTGAAacctgattatatatataaaaaaaaaacatattccttcctcttcttccttcctcctcCACTTTCTAATGCcagatttttttatgaaaaaaaataaaaaaacatatatttttttgggcaattgtcataaataccattaaaataggtttttattccaaaaataccataatttagtttttttttctaaaaataccactaaaatatatatttttttcaaaagcaccacataattgaactaaagttctaatactaaaaactaattcctaaattctaaatactaaatcctatccctaaaaactatatcctaaaactaaatgtgtcaactcaaatggaaaaaaacaaattctacatctttaaaatattttttttgtgtttgtgataattttggaaaaaaaaattttgtggtatttttggaaaaaaaattaaaatgtggtACGTGAcacttctcattctcttctctttcatcttTTTCCAGATTCGTAACTTTTGTTCCAATCTTATCACTCCTCACATTCGATTTCAGATCTTTTGCCTTCGCACAattcagagaaagaaagagtaaCCTTAAACAATGATTGTGTTTGGATTATAGCTAATTTCGCAAACAAATTACACCTCGAATTTGAGAAACTGAAATCGAAATCTGGGTTTGAAGTCACCACCGCCATGAACTCCTCCGCGACGATGATGAACACGACTAATCTCCGTCGTTATCAAGATTCTGGATTACCCGAACATTGTTTTCTCTGTATAAGAAAACTTCTCCCAAGAAAATTTATCTCTATGTATAAAGTAAGTGAATCGATGAAATAGCCAAATCCAGAATCAATCGCAATCACAACTTGTTCCTCCTCCGTCGTCGCTGTTGCCGTTAACGATGGTTTGTTCGACGTCTCAGTAGTTTCGTATTGAGACTTAGGATCTCACGAATCGAAATCAGAGTTTCTTCTCGGAGACATCGAATTCGGAAGCTATCATTGACGCTTCTGCTTCGTTTGTAAGGGACATTGCGAAGGAGATAAATCGAAGAAGAACCATGTTTGTGTGTATGTCATCTTCCAACTTGTGACTGAACTAAGAGAGTCGAAAGTGATCGGAGATGGAACGATGAACCCTCCATTGATAAATATTTCTCGGTTTGATATTGAATTTTGGTTAATCCggtttagttttgttgttttatagtTAATGGTTACCTAGGCAACAGTAAACCAATTGTAAACCAtgattgtgtgtttttggattttaaattttgaaatcagGGGAAAACTGGATTAGAACTTCCTGTTTGTGTGGACCAAGATCGAGATTTAAATTTTGTGTAGTATcgttttaatgttttgaaaccCGACCCAGATTATGAACCAGACTAGTTTCGAGTCACCGGGTTAACCGAGTTCAACTACGGGTCAGttgaataaaatatgtttaatgtatttatataaaatcagaaaaagagaaaaacagatTTGAGATATAGACATGATCATGATCAATtgctaatatttatttatatatatgcaaacatGAGGATGAATAAGTATAACACAGGAACACCTAACGTATTGTATTTGAAAAGCAGAGTAGCCACGAGAgttggaaaaaaattatactaatagtCTAATATTCGAAATCAATTAAACACATGATCatcacaattaaaataaaaaattcagaaCAATAGAGAAAGATTAGAGATAAAACAATCAACAGTTCTTACACAAAATGAGAGAtgacaaagaagttgaagacgAGAGGTGTGTCGTGAGTTGTGTGTATCGTCCGTCTAATCTCTAAAAGAATAAAAGGttctaaaataattgaatatgtGAAACCTTatactttttttcaaaaaatcaagtaaatatttttgaaaaccgGCCGGGTCAATTGATTCACCGGGTTATGGGTTAATAGCGGTTTTTTCTGAGTTTTACCGGTTTTATTACTACCGGTTATTAGCACTATACTCGAACTGGTGAGTCTTCAGGTCACGGGTTAACCGGTCGGACCGGCCGGTGGGAGCAGGACGTGAAAACACTTTTTCCAAAATAACGCGATTTTATTTGGGCGTTTACAGCGGCGGCGAGAAAGTTAGTGGCAGGGTTTGTAATTTGTAGTAGTGGAGGTTGggcatttgataaaattaaaaataatcataaaacgGCTAGATTTGTGGACTACTGTGtatgcaaaataaaattttccgtCTAGTCAAATCAAGCAGACTAACTTACACACAAAGCAAATTTgtctgaaaaaaaagaaaaagggaaaaatgcaatcaaaaatttgtttttgaaatcgAAAGGAAGAAACTTTTGAGAAAATGGCAGAGAAAGGCAAGATTTTTGAACAGTTTAGTGTCTCTTTCCATCTATTTATGAACCCTAACTAAAGAGACGAAGACACAAAACTCTGATTTGGGGGAGAAAAAACAATGATGATGAACACTTGTTCGGATGAAGTGGTGTCTTCTTCTTTGCGTTCAGAGATTACTCTTCCGGGTCCGGTGGAGACTTTGTTAGAGAGAATATATGGGAAACACAAGCATCGTCCGATCAAAGTGGAGACAAGGCGGATGCTTTCTTCGATTTCTGACGAATTGGCTTTGGAAACCCTCAGGAAAGTTTTCAATAAGCCGTATGTGAATACCCTCGATGGTTTAATCTTCCTTTTTAACTGCTGCAATTTATGAGGAATCTGactttaatatcaaatttgtaCTAATTCCATCTTCTTACATGCTTCTTTCCCCAGTCACTTGGAGGGGATAGTGGGAAGACTCATTACTATCAATGTCATGTTGCTCCCGATGGTAGTTACAAATTCAAGGTTCGGTCCGCTCTCCTTGCTCTGTCTTTCATGTTTGCGTTTTTCCCATGTTGCATATGTTCTTTGTTTTGAAAGGATCTGAATTCGCTATTACAAATTCTACTATAGGCTGTTGCCATAATTTGTTTGCAAGTCGCTATCATAAGTCAGTTAAAAGTGTATATCCTACTGTTAGGATAAAGTCCTTGACAGTGTCTTAATACGCTATTACTTATTGATAGATTGTGTTCACAGGGTCATCTTCTGGAGAACACTGGAACACACCTGCACAACGTTTTGGGTGATGATAATGTTCTAACCGTCAAATTCGATGACGTGTCAGGCGTGGAAATCAATTGTAATAACCTTTACTCTACATACCAAGGGATTGCTAAGAACGGTATCATGGTTGGTTTACGTCGTTATCAGTTTTTTGGTGGGTCCTTTCCCTTGTTATTTTCTCTTGATTATTATCTATGTTATTGCACATACAACACTTTCCATTGCTAACGTGCTAAGGCCATATCTTGCAGCTATTGTCGTACTCTTTCTCTGTGTTTAGAACTCCAcataatagtttttttaccTCTCTTTTAAATAGTTTTCAAAGATGGAGGgaaagaagggaagaagaaagatttttcTACAAAGGGAGTTAGATGCTACTTTATACGCACGGGCTCTACAGCGTTGAGAGATATGGAAAATCCTTATATCCTTGACGGGATGTCAATCCATGAAGCGCGTATGCGTTTTATGCATGTGCATAATTTGCCATCTCCGGCGAACTATATGGCACGGTACTCTAGTTTCTTTTAAGTCTCTGTTGCATGCATATGAAGACTTTTTACTGTTTCATCTTTAagctcttctatttttttttgaatttgatgttaaattatattcaaagaaaaaataaacgttttacatCCTTAGTGGAAACTGTTGTTTAAACATTTTGTTTGAAAGCCAAAACATTAATAGAATCTTTAAACTCTTCTAGAGATTTTCTCATTTGTAATTAGAGTCAAGTTTCTTTTGCTGATGCTTCAGGTTTTCTCTAATTCTGTCAAAGACTAAAAAGCTTGAATTGGACATGAATGGGATTACCTTTGAGAAAATCGATGATATACACTGCCTTGTATGTCCTCAAACCATGTTTTCTTCAGTAACTGCACCTCTAAGGCCTTAACTTAAATGCATCCATTATGTGACCTTTTTCCATTTCTTCCAATCGCAGGATCAAGATAATAATGATGTTCTTGATAAGAATGGGAAACCATTTATACATTCAGATGGAACTGGCTACATCTCTGAGGACCTTGCTCGGATGTGTCCAATTATTTGTAAAGGGAAATCTGTTAGAAGTAACAATGTTCaggtctttcttgtacttcCATGATTATTTGATGGTTGCTTAGTTGCCTTTTGTTCACTCTTGTTACCTTATCatgtttgtttcttatttttttaatcacagGGACCCTGTGGCGAAGACCCGGTAAGTAGTTCACATTCCATGTTCAGGCTCGATTCTGTATTTTTCTATCACTCATAACATGTAGTAACAATTCTTATTTTCAACAGCCTCTGCTGATCCAGTTTCGGATGTTTTATAAAGGCTATGCTGTTAAGGGAACTTTTCTCTCAAACAAGAAAGTAAGCCAACTCTCTTTTCATGTCACAAAATCAGGTTTGCAAGCTACTCCTAATTTTGCTCCTTTATTTGGCAGCTTCCTCCTCAGACTGTCCAGGTTCGACCTTCTATGATCAAGGTGTATGAAGATGAGACCTTGTTAAATTTAGTACCTTTAACTCCCTGGAGGTAGTCAATACAAGGTAGCTTCCTCGTGGATTTTTATTATCTTGAATTATGAACTCACTTCtcgttcgatttttttttaatgatctttGGTTGTTTACATCTTCCAGTAATCCACCAAAAATGACGAGGCTGTCAAGAAATTTGATTGCACTGCTTAGTTATGGAGGAGTCCCTGATGACTTCTTTTTGAATATATTGCTCAAAACGTTGGAAGAGTCTAAAACCATATTCTACAGTGAACGTGCTGCGTTTAAAGGTACCGAAAAACCCAAATCTTTCTGGTTCATTTGCAATTTCTTACTACCCCTGAAACCACTGATTTAACTTAACTTATGCACCCTGAAGTCTTTAACATGATAAGTAGTTTGAGGAGACACTCGGATGGGTCTTTTATTAAGTTAATTTTGTATGTGCAGCTGCCATTAATTATGGGAATATGGACGACCAGAACATTGCAGAAATGATCTTAGTTGAAATCCCCCTTGACGAACCACATTTGAAATATCGTCTGTCTGTTCTCTTAAATACAGAGAAGAATGCTCTCAAAGCAGGAAGGCTTCCTATTGACGAATCATACTATCTCATGGGTACGGTGGATCCCACCGGAAAGCTTAAGGAAAATGAAGTCTGTGTCATTCTGTATGCGACCCAATTCTTCTCTTGGTCTTTCACTTTGGGTTCTAGATGGAAACATCAAGAACCAGTAAATTAGCTTCAAAGTTATTCCCAAGAGGTAGCTGATCATTTCCTCACTGCTTTCTTTTTGTGGTTGTGTAGCAAGTCTGGCCAAATCTCTGGGGATGTGTTGGTTTATAGGAATCCTGGATTACATTTTGGAGACATACATGTACTTAAGGCTACATATGTCAAGGCCTTAGAAGACTATGTTGGAAATTCCAAGTATGCTGTGTTCTTCCCGCAGAAAGGTCCAAGATCCTTGGGCGACGAGATTGCAGGTGGTGACTTTGATGGCGATATGTATTTTATATCCAGAAATCCGCAGGTACTCACTCTGCTATATCCGTCGTAATTTGAAAGTAAATTCTTCATTGCTGAGACCTGACATGTGAACTATAAATTCTTCTATTTAGCTACTTGAACACTTCAAGCCAAGTGAACCGTGGGTGAGTTCTTCTAAACCGAGTAAAATCTACTCTGGTAGAAAGCCAAGTGAGCTATCACAAGAAAAGTTGGAAGAAGAGCTTTTCAAATTGTTCTTAAATGCACGATTTTGTAAGAGGTACTATAATTTAATTCTCGGCTTAGCTTACTTTCAAGCTCACAATAGcttttttagttaatatatatgctttgttttctcggtttacaGAGACGTTATAGGGATGGCTGCAGATAGCTGGCTAGCAATAATGGACCGCTTCCTCACCTTAGGAGATGAGAGTGCGAAGGAAAAATATGAACGGAACAAGAATATGCTAAAGTTGattgatatatattatgatgCTCTTGATGCACCAAAAAAAGGTGCTAAGGTCGATCTCCCACCCAACCTACAGGTCGGCACATTTCCACATTACATGgatcataaaaaaaagataatcaaGTCCACTTCTATTCTTGGATTAATCTATGACACTGTAGAATACCACAATGCAGAGATACCCCTACCATCCAGTACGgatcttcttttttacttttgacaATCTGAGTACACAAGAATTCATTATCTCGAATATGTAATAGTAATGTCTTGACTCTGTTTGTTACAATTCAGAAATCAGTAAACTCACGTGTTTAGAAGATGAGCCTGTCCCTAAGTCTCACATGGAGAAATGGGGACGCTGGTACGAGAACTACAGAGCTGATATGAGCCAGGCGATGatggaaaaagatgaaaataagaagaagaaactaaccaGTGAAGTTAACCAGAGATACAAGCAGGTAAGCTTATCAATCTAATGCAAAGATCTGACCAATAGACTGtataaat comes from Camelina sativa cultivar DH55 chromosome 19, Cs, whole genome shotgun sequence and encodes:
- the LOC104768060 gene encoding probable RNA-dependent RNA polymerase 3, with the translated sequence MVGLRRYQFFVFKDGGKEGKKKDFSTKGVRCYFIRTGSTALRDMENPYILDGMSIHEARMRFMHVHNLPSPANYMARFSLILSKTKKLELDMNGITFEKIDDIHCLDQDNNDVLDKNGKPFIHSDGTGYISEDLARMCPIICKGKSVRSNNVQGPCGEDPPLLIQFRMFYKGYAVKGTFLSNKKLPPQTVQVRPSMIKVYEDETLLNLVPLTPWR